One genomic segment of Helicoverpa zea isolate HzStark_Cry1AcR chromosome 22, ilHelZeax1.1, whole genome shotgun sequence includes these proteins:
- the LOC124641308 gene encoding esterase FE4-like produces the protein MFYILISLLVCVLVKGEENITVLTSKGPITGFKQDGYDTFFGVPYARVNEYNPFGSNLAYPDFETPFIANDSSIICPQVIARVGGNIQCLRLNIYVPHSANENNTVPVLVYFHGGGFIFGNGGDFGGQHLAKHDIIVITVNYRLGPYGFLCLNDESVPGNQGLKDQIAALRWIKRHIDAFGGDPYKVTISGESYGGGAVDLHLYSKYETLFDKAIIQSGSIFTPGFFGNRDHEAAIKLALHLGYKVVNTLDALHILAKENPIVVMAAARNLSMRLTACKEIRFRGMQNFVTKCLNHLHNPERIENIPIMIGYNSKEDFGSYANKPQEFYDSLGDLFYRNLQNNFVLKTCELETLSNITRTFYLGSKNIGPESMLELSDYSSDFKLNYAVEKSVSKYIEQGGKVYKYMFSYIGGSHYKNLTGAGATHTEELKYLFETPFKLTSDEQRMMRDRMTTMWANFVKLGNPTPQKTDLLPVTWNPVNGKSRPYLDIDVTMSMKEHAYRHRIAFWELFMLKYDKRS, from the exons atgttttatatattaATATCTTTGTTAGTTTGTGTGCTCGTTAAGGGTGAAGAGAATATAACTGTGTTGACCAGTAAGGGGCCTATAACGGGATTTAAGCAGGATGGGTACGATACGTTTTTTGGAGTACCTTATGCTAGGGTTAATGAGTATAACCCGTTTGGG AGCAATCTAGCCTACCCAGACTTCGAAACACCATTTATCGCGAACGACAGCTCCATTATATGTCCTCAAGTCATCGCCAGGGTTGGCGGGAACATCCAATGCCTTCGTCTAAACATATATGTGCCACATTCAGCCAACGAGAACAACACAGTGCCAGTACTAGTTTACTTCCACGGAGGAGGATTCATCTTTGGCAATGGCGGTGACTTTGGCGGCCAACATTTGGCCAAACACGACATCATAGTCATCACAGTGAACTACAGACTTGGCCCTTACGGCTTCTTGTGTTTGAACGACGAATCTGTACCTGGCAACCAAGGTTTGAAAGACCAGATAGCTGCGTTGAGGTGGATAAAGAGACATATAGATGCTTTTGGTGGAGACCCTTACAAAGTGACGATTTCTGGAGAAAGCTATGGAGGAGgtgctgttgatttgcatctgtaTTCAAAGTACGAGACGCTGTTCGATAAAGCTATTATACAAAGTGGGTCTATATTCACTCCTGGATTTTTTGGTAATCGAGATCATGAGGCAGCTATAAAACTTGCGTTACACCTGGGATATAAAGTCGTGAATACCCTAGACGCTTTACATATACTTGCCAAAGAGAATCCTATTGTCGTGATGGCAGCTGCTAGAAACTTGAGCATGAGATTGACAGCTTGCAAGGAAATCCGATTCAGAGGAATGCAGAACTTCGTGACAAAATGCCTGAACCACTTACACAACCCGGAAAGAATAGAAAACATACCGATCATGATTGGTTACAACAGCAAAGAAGATTTTGGCTCATACGCGAATAAGCCTCAAGAGTTCTACGATTCTTTAGGGGATCTATTCTACAGGAATTTGCagaacaattttgttttaaagacaTGTGAATTGGAAACTTTGAGTAACATAACAAGGACATTTTATTTAGGGAGTAAGAATATAGGTCCTGAGTCTATGTTGGAATTGAGTGATTATTCCTCTGACTTCAAATTGAACTATGCTGTGGAGAAATCAGTTTCGAAGTATATTGAGCAAGGCGGGAAGGTGTATAAGTATATGTTTTCGTATATCGGGGGCAGTCACTATAAGAACTTGACTGGGGCCGGAGCTACGCATACAGAAGAGCTGAAGTATTTGTTTGAAACTCCCTTCAAGCTGACTTCGGACGAGCAGAGGATGATGAGGGATAGGATGACAACGATGTGGGCTAACTTTGTTAAACTTGG GAACCCCACCCCCCAAAAGACAGACCTCCTCCCAGTGACCTGGAACCCAGTGAACGGCAAATCCAGACCTTATTTAGACATAGACGTGACCATGTCTATGAAGGAACATGCCTACAGACATAGGATAGCTTTCTGGGAGCTGTTTATGCTGAAGTATGATAAGAGGAGTTAG